The stretch of DNA ACCCCCGGATCGTCATTCACCACGATCGACGGCTGGAATGTCCGGCCGCCGTCATTCGAACGGCTCAGGCGCAACTCTGTCGCAAACGGTTGTTGCGGAGTGGCTTTCGGATGGGCTAATCCCCAGGTGACGAACACATCGTTTCCCTGCACAACCAACGCCGGCGCTTCCTGCCGCCAATAGGGCACGTCTTCCGGACGGTTGATGCGTACCGGCACACCCATCGGTCCGCCCGGCTCGGTACTACGCGCATACAGGACCGCCCGCACGTCCTTGTCTTCCTCCATCCAGGCCAACGACAGGGCCCCGGCGTCGTCGATCTGTACCGACGGACCCACCAGGCTTTTCACCTTATGTTCGGTGGTGACCTTGGGACCAAGTTGAATCTCTGCCTTCGGATCCGCCCATCCCTGCCCGCCCGTGAGCCCGCATAGCAGAATGGCGATCGCGAACGCACGACGCCCCACTGAACTCAACCGAGTACCTCGCTGCATGGTCGCGCCTCCTAGCTCCCAACAGAAATCATCTGGAAGGATTTTGTCAGCCCAAAGACGAAGCTGGTTCCTTGCACCAAACTATTGTTGGCATCCCGCGCAAATGGAATTTGTGCATAGAAATACAAGGACGTCATGTTGGTCACACTGGACTGGACCAACTGGCCGAGGTCTATCTGAAAACCTGGTGAAAACGCATGGTAGGTCGAACCGGTCGTTGGAACCGCCCGACTACGGATGTTGGGATCAATTAACACGGGTTCGCCCGGGAAATCCGGCGCATCGGCTGGTATCGCGGAACGCAGAAGCGAGGAACTAAAGTTGTCGTGCACGAGATAGCGGTAATTGACTTGGCCGGTCAACACGAGCCAGGGGGTGGTCACCACATTCAAGCCGGCATTCAACATATATTCGTCGCCGAACTGGTAGCCGTCATTATTCCGAAACGTATGCCGGTAGCTGGCTGAGAAAAATTGATTCAACCGATGCGGAATGAGTTCATACGACTGATAGATCGTTGGATTGATCCCGACCTGTCCGCGGCCCAGCTGGGCTGGCGATTCCATGCGAGTTCCCGCATTGTCATGGGCCCCCGTGGCACCGGTCGGCACATACACGCCGAACCCAAACACCACCATGCTTCGCAGAGTCGGCAGCACGTTGTACTTCAACCCCACGCGAATATCGCCAATCCCATTCGTCGAAAACCTCGTCGCCGCCCCTTCACCATTGAGACCGTCCTCACCGATCCCATCAATGTGTTGATGCGTCCGCCAGAGATACGGGACCGTGACCTGCAAGCCAAAACGCTCGCTGATCCCGTAATTCACGTCTAACGTGGCCTGCTGCGTGATTGTGCGCGTCTCTTGATGGTGATCGAGGATCATTTGACGGTTGGCTTGATCCACGCCGGGGATGATTCCGGACGTGCCGTTTAAGATCCGCATCGGCGTGTAGTTGTAGATGCCGTTGACGGTCAGCACCCCGGTTTGGGGAACCTGTTGCTGAGACCCGATGACGACAAAGCACGAGACTGCCCCGCAGGAGGCATAAACTGAGGGCAAGGAGGCCAGATTGCCGACGGCCACCCCGATGATTCCCAGAACAGACACCAAGAGTTTTCTACTGAGAGCCCGCATCACGCACGATCCTTTCTCCGATCAGAGATGAGAGTCGTTGGTCGCGCCCGGTTTCGAAAGAAACCTCCGGCAGAGACGCCACAGTTGATGAATGTCATGAATGAGAGAACCGGTTCAGGCGCGAGAGGAATCGGGAGGGCCTCGTGATGCCCACCGCGCACGAGAGCCGTTCGAAGCGGAGTCGAACAGGATGTCATCGATCAGGGCGATGACGGAGATCGTGGCGGGGACCAACTCGGGCGCAGGCCCGAGATCTTGTCCGGCCGCACACATCCAGGAACAGACCACGGTCCCGTGCACACCGGAATCATGATGGGCGTGCTGCGACACGTGCTCCAACATATGCGGATACACAACCCCCTGCAGGGTCAGGAATACACAGACCAACAGGAGGGGCAGCGCGATGTGTCGGACACGGGTCATCATACAGTTATCGCAACGTGGCCGCCTTGATCGGCGCGGCATTCTGAATTCGGCTGACGATCTCTTGAATCTTCCGCTCCGTCAGCAGCCCACCCTTGATGTATTCCTGGACCACGCCCTGCTGGTCGATGAACACGCTGACCGGCAAGCCGAACACCCCGTACTGGTTGGCCACCTGATTCTCGCGGTCGAGCAGCACCGGAAACGTGTGGTTGTACTGTTGAATGTGTTCGCGCACCTTGGCCTCGTCCTCCAGCTCATTGACGGCGAGCACCACGAAATCTTTGTCGCGCAACTGGTCATAGACCGTCTGCATCGCCGGCATCTCGGACGTGCAGGGCTTGCACCAGGTCGCCCAAAAATTCACCAGCACGATCTTCCCCTTATATTGCTCCAAGCTGTGCGCCTTGCCATAGAGATCCGTCAGCGAAAACCCCGCGGCGGGCATGCCGGCGGCTGGTGGTCGCGCCCCCATCGCCAAGGCCGAACCGGCCAGCGTTGACAGGAGCAGGGCCGTCACGATCAATTTCCTGGTCAGGCCCCAGGTGATATTCATCGATGCCCGAGCAGCCTGTCGTTGAGTAGCCATGTTGGTTCTCCCGACTCGCCTTACCGGTTCAGGCTGTAACTGACCGGCAGATGCAGCACGACCATCGGTGCCGTCAACTCATGTTTCATATGCAGAGGGCAGGCCCGCCGCACGGCTTCCATCGCCGCTTGATCCAACGATTCGTAGCCGGAACTTTTCACGACCTCCACGTCCTTGAGCTGGCCGTCATGACGAATGGAGACCTTTAAGACGACTTTGCCTTCCCAACCATTCAAGCGGGCCGTGCTGGGGTAATGTCTCAACTCAATGATGCGGCGATGCAGTGATTCGGCCAACCAGCCGTAATCGGCTTTGGCGGCGGGCCTGGCAACGGCGGCTTGAGCGACGACCTGATGTTCCTGCAATGTGGCTGGATCCGGCTCAGCAACCGCTGCCGCAACCGGCGCAGTCGGCACCACGACCGCCTCGACCGGAGCCGGGGGCGCAGAGGGAGTTTCACTGGCGGCAGCCGTCACTGGCTCGGCTACAGGCGAGGAATGCGCCGGAGTGGGTGGCGCCTCAACCGCTTCCACGGCCGGGGCGGTATGTACCACCGGTGCACTGGCCGTCATCACTGGTTCTGGCACCGTTTCCACCACCGCCGGCGCACTGACGACGGACTGCGCCTGATAGGTCTGCGCCGTGGCTGGCGCCGCGTCCATGATCTGCTGCTCAACCACCGACGCGACTTCCCGCTGCACTTCAGTCGGCGCCGCCTGCATGACCGGCTCCGTCTTGTGAATCTCCTGCGGTTCGATGGGCTTGGCCTGCACCTGAACGACTTCCTGTTTCGGCTGTATCTGTTCCTGCGGACGCACCGTTTCGACCACGGGCTGCGCGTCACGCTGAACCGCTTGCGGGAGCACTCTGGTTTCCACCTGCCGCTGCACCGGCTGAGGCGGCGGCTCCACCGCACGAACCGGTTGCGGTCGGGGCTTCTCCGGCGTCGGCGCAGGCGGTTGGACTTGAGGAACGGGGGCCGGGGCCGGCGCAGGGTCTTCCTGACGCACCACTTCACGCGGCGGCTCGACGAGCGCGACATCCCACTTGAACGGTTC from Nitrospira sp. encodes:
- a CDS encoding transporter — translated: MRALSRKLLVSVLGIIGVAVGNLASLPSVYASCGAVSCFVVIGSQQQVPQTGVLTVNGIYNYTPMRILNGTSGIIPGVDQANRQMILDHHQETRTITQQATLDVNYGISERFGLQVTVPYLWRTHQHIDGIGEDGLNGEGAATRFSTNGIGDIRVGLKYNVLPTLRSMVVFGFGVYVPTGATGAHDNAGTRMESPAQLGRGQVGINPTIYQSYELIPHRLNQFFSASYRHTFRNNDGYQFGDEYMLNAGLNVVTTPWLVLTGQVNYRYLVHDNFSSSLLRSAIPADAPDFPGEPVLIDPNIRSRAVPTTGSTYHAFSPGFQIDLGQLVQSSVTNMTSLYFYAQIPFARDANNSLVQGTSFVFGLTKSFQMISVGS
- a CDS encoding TlpA family protein disulfide reductase; its protein translation is MATQRQAARASMNITWGLTRKLIVTALLLSTLAGSALAMGARPPAAGMPAAGFSLTDLYGKAHSLEQYKGKIVLVNFWATWCKPCTSEMPAMQTVYDQLRDKDFVVLAVNELEDEAKVREHIQQYNHTFPVLLDRENQVANQYGVFGLPVSVFIDQQGVVQEYIKGGLLTERKIQEIVSRIQNAAPIKAATLR
- a CDS encoding TonB family protein; this translates as MEHLSVAHSGHPNQSVTGWGASLVLHACLALVALGLMPKMAVMVEKEPFKWDVALVEPPREVVRQEDPAPAPAPVPQVQPPAPTPEKPRPQPVRAVEPPPQPVQRQVETRVLPQAVQRDAQPVVETVRPQEQIQPKQEVVQVQAKPIEPQEIHKTEPVMQAAPTEVQREVASVVEQQIMDAAPATAQTYQAQSVVSAPAVVETVPEPVMTASAPVVHTAPAVEAVEAPPTPAHSSPVAEPVTAAASETPSAPPAPVEAVVVPTAPVAAAVAEPDPATLQEHQVVAQAAVARPAAKADYGWLAESLHRRIIELRHYPSTARLNGWEGKVVLKVSIRHDGQLKDVEVVKSSGYESLDQAAMEAVRRACPLHMKHELTAPMVVLHLPVSYSLNR